In Ilumatobacter fluminis, the following proteins share a genomic window:
- a CDS encoding ComF family protein, which produces MMAVMFFNSSCAGCHRPGPVLCRTCRFVLAAPPAMPASGDVVAAVPFVGRPRQVLLNFKYGNRRQLGHHLAGLVVNRLLESGIGPDEVDVVTWAPTSAKRRHRRGFDQAELVARRVALQLGVPCRRLLRRDGVAPPQTGLDRAQRLHGPVFTASPAAHGQRVLVIDDVVTTGATLRSATHALRLAGAVDVIKSAVATTPAVVTDRRREAPRARKRPAATHTFVHGQRAA; this is translated from the coding sequence ATGATGGCCGTCATGTTCTTCAACTCGTCGTGCGCCGGCTGTCATCGCCCCGGTCCGGTGTTGTGCCGGACCTGTCGTTTCGTGCTCGCAGCGCCGCCCGCCATGCCGGCGAGCGGCGACGTCGTCGCCGCCGTGCCGTTCGTCGGTCGTCCGCGGCAGGTGCTCCTCAACTTCAAGTACGGCAATCGCCGCCAGCTCGGTCACCACCTGGCCGGTCTCGTCGTCAACCGCCTGCTCGAGAGCGGCATCGGCCCCGACGAGGTCGACGTCGTCACGTGGGCGCCGACGAGCGCGAAGCGCCGTCACCGGCGTGGGTTCGATCAGGCCGAACTCGTGGCGCGTCGTGTGGCGCTCCAGCTCGGGGTGCCGTGCCGCCGGCTGCTGCGCCGAGACGGTGTGGCCCCGCCCCAGACGGGCCTCGATCGCGCCCAGCGACTCCACGGCCCGGTCTTCACCGCCTCGCCGGCGGCGCACGGTCAGCGCGTCCTGGTGATCGACGACGTCGTCACGACCGGCGCCACGCTCCGCTCGGCGACGCACGCACTCCGGCTCGCTGGTGCGGTCGATGTGATCAAGTCGGCGGTCGCCACGACGCCGGCCGTCGTCACCGACCGCCGCCGCGAGGCGCCCCGGGCGCGCAAGCGGCCCGCCGCCACGCACACGTTCGTGCACGGGCAGCGGGCCGCCTGA
- a CDS encoding choice-of-anchor I family protein — protein MINKRGYRIGAALLPAAIVASVAAGGFGSASAADGDGLTALGVYATPEGEGGSEIVAFDAATTQVYSTNGASNSIDIISILDPSAPTLVTSIALDAYGDGVQSVAVGDGVIAVAVSAADPTDPGSVVIFTTAGVHQATYTVGFLPDMVTFTPDKSKVIVANEGEPVCEAEFDPEGSISIIDLGAGTVANADFNDFDDDEAALKAAGVRIFFPGASVSEDLEPEYVAVNDGGTTAYVTLQENNALAVVDIATATVTDIVPLGYKDHSQAGNGLDPSNEDGAEAITTRNVLGMYMPDAIAAADIDGSTYLFTANEGDARDYDCYSEEVRVKDFEAGEGTLVDGVEAMGLAAPYVAGDLADEELGRLKTTTAFPTELDGSQMVPQIYGYGARSFSIWDASGDLVFDSGDDFSQLLLGSPFFNLDEDETDGRSDDKGAEPEAIAVGEAEGRTFAFIGLERSGGIMMYDVSDPSAPEFITYVNTATTPATELTEAASAADISPEGIAFVPAADSPTDNPLLAVSHEVSGTVRLFEVEVAPEPVESTTTTAAPTTTVPAAAVPTTVAPILPPTGSDGESTMALIALALLAMGGGAIAIAKRPG, from the coding sequence ATGATCAACAAACGTGGATATCGCATCGGTGCGGCCCTGCTCCCGGCCGCCATCGTTGCATCGGTGGCGGCGGGCGGATTCGGATCGGCCTCGGCAGCCGACGGTGACGGGCTGACGGCCCTCGGCGTGTACGCCACGCCCGAAGGCGAGGGCGGCTCGGAGATCGTGGCGTTCGATGCCGCGACGACCCAGGTGTACAGCACCAACGGGGCGAGCAACTCGATCGACATCATCTCGATCCTCGACCCGTCGGCACCCACGCTCGTGACGAGCATCGCGCTCGACGCCTACGGCGACGGCGTTCAGAGCGTCGCGGTCGGCGACGGTGTGATCGCCGTCGCCGTGTCGGCCGCCGATCCGACCGACCCCGGTTCGGTCGTCATCTTCACCACCGCCGGCGTCCATCAGGCGACCTACACCGTCGGCTTCCTGCCGGACATGGTCACGTTCACCCCCGACAAATCCAAGGTGATCGTCGCCAACGAGGGTGAGCCCGTCTGCGAGGCCGAGTTCGACCCCGAGGGCTCGATCTCGATCATCGATCTCGGCGCCGGGACGGTCGCCAACGCCGACTTCAACGACTTCGACGACGACGAGGCGGCCTTGAAGGCAGCGGGCGTCCGCATCTTCTTCCCGGGCGCGTCGGTGTCGGAAGACCTCGAACCGGAGTACGTGGCCGTGAACGACGGTGGCACCACCGCCTACGTCACGCTGCAGGAGAACAACGCGCTCGCGGTGGTCGACATCGCGACCGCCACGGTGACCGACATCGTCCCGCTCGGCTACAAGGACCACTCGCAGGCCGGCAACGGCCTCGATCCGTCGAACGAGGACGGCGCCGAAGCGATCACGACCCGCAACGTGCTCGGCATGTACATGCCCGACGCGATCGCAGCCGCCGACATCGACGGTTCGACCTACCTCTTCACCGCCAACGAGGGTGATGCTCGCGACTACGACTGCTATTCCGAGGAAGTCCGCGTGAAGGACTTCGAGGCCGGAGAAGGGACGCTCGTCGACGGCGTCGAGGCGATGGGCCTCGCGGCGCCGTACGTGGCCGGCGACCTCGCCGACGAGGAACTCGGCCGACTGAAGACGACGACGGCGTTCCCGACCGAACTCGACGGCAGCCAGATGGTGCCGCAGATCTACGGCTACGGTGCCCGCTCGTTCTCGATCTGGGACGCGAGCGGCGACCTCGTGTTCGACTCGGGCGACGACTTCTCGCAGCTCCTGCTCGGCTCGCCGTTCTTCAATCTCGACGAGGACGAGACCGACGGCCGCTCCGACGACAAGGGCGCCGAGCCCGAGGCGATCGCCGTCGGCGAGGCCGAGGGCCGGACCTTCGCGTTCATCGGCCTCGAGCGCTCGGGCGGCATCATGATGTACGACGTCAGCGACCCGTCGGCGCCGGAGTTCATCACCTACGTCAACACGGCCACGACGCCGGCCACCGAACTGACCGAGGCCGCATCGGCAGCGGACATCTCGCCCGAGGGGATCGCCTTCGTGCCGGCGGCCGACAGCCCGACCGACAACCCGCTCCTGGCCGTGTCGCACGAGGTGAGCGGCACCGTCCGCCTCTTCGAGGTCGAGGTCGCGCCGGAGCCCGTCGAGTCGACGACCACGACGGCCGCGCCGACGACCACGGTTCCGGCTGCCGCCGTGCCGACCACCGTCGCACCGATCCTGCCGCCCACCGGCAGTGACGGTGAGTCGACGATGGCGTTGATCGCCCTCGCCCTGCTCGCGATGGGCGGCGGCGCGATCGCGATCGCCAAGCGACCCGGCTGA
- the secA gene encoding preprotein translocase subunit SecA, which yields MGILDRILRAGEGKKLKALQGIVPDINALGDEYKRLTDDELRGKTVEFRQQLANGATLDDILIEAFATMREAADRTLGQRHYDVQLMGGAALHFGWVAEQKTGEGKTLTSTLPAYLNGLSGDGVHLVTVNDYLARRDAEWMGRVHKWLGLNVGLIIPGFQTRPEEKRRNYNADITYGTNNEMGFDYLRDNMAPKLDNKVQRGHNFCIVDEVDSILIDEARTPLIISGRVGDAAKLYYRFSTIVRSLQRDIDYEVDEEKRVVVPLEDGIEKVESALGVDNLYDDVSANLVHQFQVALKAKELYKRDKDYIVQGGEVKIVDEFTGRILDGRRWSEGIHQAVEAKEGVKIKEENQTLATITLQNYFRMYDKLAGMTGTASTESAELMNTYGLGVVPIPTNREIARVDQADLIYKGEIGKFNAVIEDIEERHHRGQPVLIGTISVEKSELLSRMLNQAGIPHNVLNAKQHTREAEVVSQAGRLGAVTVATNMAGRGVDIQLGGNADLLAHRETLKEGFGEELLVDDFALPRPIDEMPEEFQEERTKALARYEDHLARFKEECAAEGAKVREAGGLYVVGSERHDSRRIDNQLRGRSGRQGDPGESRFYLSLDDELMRLFATGALQWAMGRFEEDEAIEAKMVTKAIERAQTTVETKNAEIRKNVLKYDEVMNEQRKVIYKRRDQILEGEDLRAAGMEYLDEAVKALIATHCQSVATDEWDLEGLSKELALFWPTALTPEALADVRSTDELRQVVMAEAQNHYEEREAEIGEDAMREVERQVMLRIIDQRWREHLEEMDYLKEGINLRAMGQKDPLTEWQREGFEMFGAMMKAIAQDFVRYVMHVQVRTEQPAQPTLTPKVLNMQTSSSDDAPAQSGFSTAAAASAAEDAGAPAPAQAAAPTKQQTVTKDAFDKTPRNAPCPCGSGKKFKQCHGAAS from the coding sequence ATGGGAATTCTGGATCGAATCCTTCGTGCGGGCGAAGGAAAGAAGCTCAAGGCGCTGCAAGGCATCGTCCCCGACATCAATGCCCTCGGCGATGAGTACAAGCGCCTGACCGACGACGAACTGCGCGGCAAGACGGTCGAGTTCCGTCAGCAGCTCGCCAACGGCGCGACGCTCGACGACATCCTCATCGAGGCGTTCGCCACGATGCGCGAGGCCGCCGACCGCACACTCGGTCAGCGCCACTACGACGTCCAGCTGATGGGCGGCGCTGCGCTGCACTTCGGCTGGGTCGCCGAGCAGAAGACGGGCGAGGGCAAGACCCTCACCTCGACCCTGCCCGCCTACCTCAACGGTTTGTCGGGCGACGGCGTCCACCTCGTGACCGTGAACGACTACCTCGCGCGACGCGACGCCGAGTGGATGGGTCGCGTCCACAAGTGGTTGGGTCTCAACGTCGGCCTGATCATCCCCGGGTTCCAGACCCGTCCGGAGGAGAAGCGGCGCAACTACAACGCCGACATCACCTACGGCACCAACAACGAGATGGGCTTCGACTACCTGCGCGACAACATGGCGCCGAAGCTCGACAACAAGGTGCAGCGCGGTCACAACTTCTGCATCGTCGACGAGGTCGACTCGATCCTCATCGACGAGGCCCGCACCCCGCTCATCATCTCCGGTCGCGTCGGTGACGCCGCGAAGCTCTACTACCGCTTCTCGACGATCGTCCGCTCCCTGCAGCGCGACATCGACTACGAGGTCGACGAAGAAAAGCGCGTCGTCGTCCCGCTCGAGGACGGCATCGAGAAGGTCGAGTCGGCGCTCGGCGTCGACAACCTGTACGACGACGTCTCGGCCAACCTCGTCCACCAGTTCCAGGTGGCGCTCAAGGCCAAGGAGCTGTACAAGCGCGATAAGGACTACATCGTCCAAGGTGGCGAAGTGAAGATCGTCGACGAGTTCACCGGTCGCATCCTCGACGGACGACGCTGGTCCGAAGGCATCCACCAGGCGGTCGAGGCCAAGGAGGGCGTGAAGATCAAGGAGGAGAACCAGACCCTCGCGACGATCACGCTCCAGAACTACTTCCGCATGTACGACAAGCTCGCCGGCATGACCGGCACGGCCTCCACCGAGTCGGCCGAGCTGATGAACACCTACGGGCTCGGCGTCGTGCCGATCCCGACCAACCGTGAGATCGCTCGCGTCGACCAGGCCGACCTCATCTACAAGGGTGAGATCGGCAAGTTCAACGCCGTCATCGAAGACATCGAGGAGCGGCATCACCGCGGCCAGCCGGTGCTCATCGGCACGATCAGCGTCGAGAAGTCCGAGCTGCTCTCGCGCATGCTGAACCAGGCCGGCATCCCGCACAACGTGCTCAATGCCAAGCAGCACACTCGTGAGGCCGAGGTCGTCTCCCAGGCGGGCCGTCTGGGTGCCGTCACCGTCGCCACCAACATGGCCGGCCGAGGCGTCGACATCCAGCTCGGCGGTAACGCCGACCTCCTGGCCCACCGCGAAACCCTCAAGGAGGGCTTCGGCGAGGAGCTGCTGGTCGACGACTTCGCGCTGCCCCGCCCGATCGACGAGATGCCCGAGGAGTTCCAGGAGGAGCGCACCAAGGCGCTCGCCCGCTACGAGGATCATCTCGCTCGCTTCAAGGAAGAGTGCGCCGCCGAGGGCGCCAAGGTGCGCGAAGCCGGCGGTCTGTACGTCGTCGGTTCCGAGCGCCACGACTCGCGCCGTATCGACAACCAGCTCCGTGGCCGCTCCGGCCGCCAGGGCGACCCGGGCGAGAGCCGCTTCTACCTGAGCCTCGACGACGAGCTGATGCGTTTGTTCGCGACCGGTGCCCTGCAGTGGGCGATGGGTCGCTTCGAAGAAGACGAGGCGATCGAGGCCAAGATGGTCACCAAGGCCATCGAGCGTGCACAGACCACCGTCGAGACGAAGAACGCGGAGATCCGCAAGAACGTCCTCAAGTACGACGAGGTCATGAACGAGCAGCGCAAGGTGATCTACAAGCGCCGCGACCAGATCCTCGAAGGTGAAGACCTCCGTGCGGCCGGCATGGAGTACCTCGACGAGGCCGTCAAGGCGCTCATCGCCACCCACTGCCAGTCGGTCGCCACCGACGAGTGGGACCTCGAGGGACTCAGCAAGGAACTCGCGCTGTTCTGGCCGACGGCACTCACTCCCGAGGCGCTGGCCGACGTCCGCTCCACCGACGAGCTCCGCCAGGTGGTCATGGCCGAGGCGCAGAACCACTACGAGGAGCGCGAGGCCGAGATCGGCGAGGACGCGATGCGCGAGGTCGAGCGTCAGGTCATGCTGCGCATCATCGACCAGCGCTGGCGTGAGCACCTCGAGGAGATGGACTACCTCAAGGAGGGCATCAACCTCCGAGCGATGGGCCAGAAGGATCCGCTCACCGAGTGGCAGCGCGAAGGCTTCGAGATGTTCGGCGCCATGATGAAGGCGATCGCCCAGGACTTCGTCCGCTACGTGATGCACGTCCAGGTGCGCACCGAGCAGCCCGCCCAGCCGACGCTCACGCCGAAGGTCCTCAACATGCAGACCTCGTCGAGCGACGACGCTCCGGCCCAGAGCGGCTTCTCCACCGCCGCTGCTGCCTCCGCTGCCGAGGACGCCGGTGCGCCGGCTCCGGCGCAGGCGGCAGCGCCCACCAAGCAGCAGACGGTGACGAAGGACGCGTTCGACAAGACGCCCCGCAACGCTCCCTGCCCGTGCGGTTCGGGCAAGAAGTTCAAGCAGTGCCACGGCGCGGCCAGCTGA
- the prfB gene encoding peptide chain release factor 2, with amino-acid sequence MRDFTDDLREQRRRLDEASGYLNIAEGRNRLVELEAEMQRPDLWDDADLAKRVNAEYANVKDDIELYDGLTGRLDDAEVLHELAREEGDESQEGDIEAEISAISGKLDELELRSLFTGEHDDSPCIVQINAKDGGVDAQDFAEMLVRMYARWAERRGFDITLNYESEGAEAGINSAEFTITGRYAYGLMTSERGTHRLVRISPFDNQGRRQTSFAAVQVWPEMEAPDLEINDADIRMEVFRASGAGGQHINKTSSAVRLIHEPTGLVASSQEERSQLQNRERAMNRLKGLLAAKLEEEHQAERDAIGGKQAQVGWGSQIRSYVMQPYQMVKDLRTEVETGNVDSVLDGDIDVFMEGYLSWRRAQEQAEAN; translated from the coding sequence ATGCGTGACTTCACCGACGATCTGCGCGAACAGCGCCGGCGCCTCGACGAGGCATCCGGCTACCTGAACATCGCCGAGGGACGAAACCGTCTCGTCGAGCTCGAGGCCGAGATGCAGCGCCCCGACCTGTGGGACGACGCCGACCTCGCGAAGCGAGTCAACGCCGAGTACGCCAACGTCAAGGACGACATCGAGCTCTATGACGGGCTCACCGGCCGCCTCGACGACGCCGAGGTGCTCCACGAGCTGGCGCGCGAAGAGGGCGACGAATCGCAGGAAGGCGACATCGAGGCCGAGATCTCGGCGATCAGCGGCAAGCTCGACGAGCTCGAGCTGCGCAGCCTGTTCACCGGCGAGCACGACGACAGCCCGTGCATCGTGCAGATCAACGCGAAGGACGGTGGCGTCGATGCCCAGGACTTCGCCGAGATGCTCGTGCGCATGTACGCCCGCTGGGCCGAGCGGCGCGGGTTCGACATCACGCTCAACTACGAGTCCGAGGGGGCCGAAGCCGGTATCAACTCGGCCGAGTTCACGATCACCGGTCGCTACGCGTACGGCTTGATGACCTCGGAGCGTGGCACACACCGACTCGTGCGCATCAGCCCGTTCGACAACCAGGGTCGTCGCCAGACCAGCTTCGCTGCGGTGCAGGTGTGGCCCGAGATGGAAGCGCCCGACCTCGAGATCAACGACGCCGACATCCGGATGGAAGTGTTCCGGGCGTCGGGTGCCGGTGGTCAGCACATCAACAAGACCTCGTCGGCCGTCCGCCTGATCCACGAACCGACCGGTCTCGTCGCCTCGTCGCAGGAGGAGCGCAGCCAGCTCCAGAACCGTGAGCGAGCGATGAATCGCCTCAAGGGTCTGCTGGCCGCCAAGCTCGAAGAAGAGCACCAGGCCGAACGCGACGCGATCGGTGGCAAGCAGGCGCAGGTCGGCTGGGGGAGCCAGATCCGTTCCTACGTCATGCAGCCGTACCAGATGGTGAAAGACCTGCGTACCGAGGTCGAGACCGGCAACGTCGACTCGGTGCTCGACGGTGACATCGACGTCTTCATGGAGGGCTACCTCTCGTGGCGTCGAGCCCAGGAACAGGCCGAGGCGAACTGA